CGCCCAGCCCCGTGACCGCCTGCCCCCCCACGGCCATGctcaccctctctcccacccACCCAGCCCCTCCAAGCCCCTGTACAAGAAGCCGGTGGAGAAGAAGGGCTGTAAGTGTGGGAGAGCCACTCAGAACCCCTCTGTTCTCACCTGCAGGGGGCAGCGCTGCCCCTGCTACTCCAACCGCAAGGTGAGTTACTATAGATTTACTATGGCTTGGTCAGAAATCAGTGTTCCCCTATTTGTAGTTCACTGATTGTAAATAATATGAATATTCCTCCAAGGCATGTCTGGACTGTATTTGCCGCGGCTGCCAGAACTCCTACATGGCGAACGGGGAGAAGAAGCTGGAGGCGTTTGCGGTTCCAGAGAAGGCTCTAGAACAGACGAGGCTCACGCTCGGCATCAACCTCACCTCCATCACCGCTGCAGCCCTGCGTAGCCCGGCAACCAGCAACACCCCGCACGGCAACCAGCTCATCACCACGGCAACAGGAGCGACGGGGGTGTCCTTCCTGTCCGGGGTGGGGGCAGGACATGAGGACAGGGGGTATGATGATTCGCTGGACATGAGGTTTGACTGTTGAAGACCTGCCCTCCTTGGACATTATTGACCAATGGGCTGTGCAGATGGACCTGGAGGGGCGGGGTTGAGAATAAGGCAGCTACTGTGACAGGCGGTAGAGGGAGTGTTACTCAGAGACACATATACACTCTCCATACAGGGCCTGGAACGTGCTTTTGGTCTTACGTACTGATGAGATGGATGGAAGAGGGATATCGTTACTGTATGTTCAGAGATTTTTATTTTGCGAGGGTTAGAAGTTTTGTTTTGTACTATCGGTGATGTGTAGGGCATGACGTGTTGGCCTGCGATGGGCTCGTTGTGCTGTGTGTCAGAGGGGGGTGGTACCGGAGATAGTGCACTTATTTTGGCCAGGGCCTCAGTACACTAGATGggggtagggtgccatttgacagGCCCTAGGCCTGTTGGCAGGACTCAGCCACAGACCGACATCAGTAGACTGACTGTAATTTATGAACTTTTGTTTTTGTACACAGAACTTATTAAATTCCATTTAAGAGGATGTTTTATGATATATTTTATAAGTTACATTAACAAACATTTGCAGTATTTATTGGATGTCACCTAACCTAGGTAGCGGTGGGCCACACCCACTCCAACTGTCAGCCTATCAAATCCCGTGTGGGCGGTTCTCTGTCTAAATGATGTCGCTGTCCTTTTAGTGCTAGTTTCTGCTGTCTCCAGCTGTCGTTTTGTTTCCCTCGGGCATTAAAAACCTGTAATATACATGGAACATATTTCCACAAAAAAGAAAATCAAAACCTAAgttgtgttgtttttttttgACACTTACACCAAAGCAAAATTAAATATCAGAGTATTTAAAGTCCAATGAAATAATCACAATTCACATTACACAAATTGCTTCACATGACTTACCATGCACAATGCATACCTACCTCCACCCTCTTTGTCCTGTGGTCAGCTCACCTGCAGTCTTTATTTAGTATCACCACTAGTAGTCAGTAATATCTACCCACCAGTAGGGGGCGTGAGATGCTTGATATAATGTCCACACATAAGACGCCTTGACTCAAGTCTTTTGTTGTGATAGATTGGCACTGAATGCTTACTGCTATACATGACCACAAGCAATGGTAACCTATATTTGTTTCTTTGGTGTCTTTATTGTGCACATTTACAGACATGTTTTCTACATGAACATGAGAGCAGTTGGACTCGAGCACGAGTGATTAACATCAACAACCTATTTAGTGTCTCCATGGTAACGTCGCTTCCACGGCCACACACATATCTGGATCTACAGGAGTCATAAATGAACGGTAAAATTATTCAACCCCCCCCTCCAGTGAGGCGGGTTAACTGGCAACCCTGTCCAGACCTCTGCTTGTCTGTAACTATGGATATATATATCAGTCCATCATCTGTCGGGAGAATCAGTAAATCTTTTAGTAAAGTGAGTATTACCCATGTCCTAACTGGTTCCCACAGTGGGTCTGGGCTACAGTAGGCTTCCTGGGTCATGGCCTGAAACATCTATACTGTGAAACAAAGTGAAAAAGTGCTATATTGAATGTGTGGTCGCAGGCAGTGTTACTCAGGTGAGAGCTTGGGGTTGTGTTAAAAATATGACAGGCTACAATCAAACAACATTCAATGTCCATACAGTTATAACACAGAACCACAACACCAAAACACCCCACATTCATATTTACATTAAAATCATCTCTGAGTTCATACAAACAGGAGAAGGAGACTCATCCTTTTAGGACGGATGAAAAGAGTATTAAGACTTATTCACAATCATCCCTTCACTTTTCATTGGTTGATTATTGGTCATTTGTCCAATGAAGTTATAAAGCAGACGTTGAACCCCTACCTCACGCCACTCAGCTGCTTTTCATCCAATCAACACAGGCCTGCTGGCCTTGGACACAGCTCATTGGATGAGCCATGAGCGAAGGCTGGATCCTAGGCACCAGGGTGGAAGATGATTGGATAACCACACAAGCTCCGCTCACATGTCCAGCACAGTCACAGAGCTTAAAGCtttgtacaacacacacacagctctcaaaTTATTTGTCTGTCAGTATACATACATGGCTCCCAAACAGTGTGTATCCCAGGTTCCAGCCCTCTGAGTCACCATACAGACGAACCCCTGACCTCTAGCTGACCAGGAAAGCCCCGAAGAAGCTGCTCCTCTCATCCATGTCGATGGCGGAGGCATTGCTAACGGTGACGAGGAGGTGATCTCCGGCAGCCAATGGGAACAGCCCCCCCTGGTGGGCGGAGTGCAGAGAGAACTGGGAGTCCCGGGACCAGCAGGAGGTCCTGCTTGTCTTCATCAGCAGGATGGGTACCGGGTAGGAGGAAACCTGGTGGAGGAGACAGCACCATCACTACAACTACCTTCCATAAACTCTCACGatatcacatacagttgaagtctgaagtttacataaacttaggttggagtcattaaaactcgttttacaaccactccacaaatttcttgataacaaactatagttttggcaagttggttaggacatctactttgtgcatgacaagtaatttttccaactattgtttacagatagattatttcacttaatcacaattccagtgggtcagaagtttacatacactaagttgactgcctttaaacagcttggaaaattccagaaaattatgaaatggctttagaagcttctgataggctaattgacataatttgagtcaattggaggtgtacctgtggatgtatttcaaggcctaccttgaaactcggtgcctctttgcttgacatcatgggaaaatcaaaagaaatcagccaagacctcaggaaaaaaattgtagaccacaagtctggttcatccttgggagcaatttccaaacacctgaaggtaccacgttcatctgtacaaacaatagtacgcaagtataaacaccattagaccacgcagccgtcataccgctcaggaaggagacgcgttctgtctcctagagattaacgtactttggtgcaaaaagcgcaaatcaatcccagaacaacagcaaaggaccatgtgaagatgctggaggaaacaggtacaaaagtatctatatccacagtaaaacgagtcctatatcgacataacctgaaagcccgctcagcaaggaagaagccactgctccaaaaccgccataaaaaagccagactacggtttgcaactgcacatggggacaaagatcgtactttttggagaaatgtcctctggtctgatgaaactaaaatagaactttttggccataatgaccatcgttatgtttggaggaaaaagggggaggcttgcaagccgaagaacatcatcccaaccgtgaagcacgagggtggcagcatcatgttgtgggggtgctttgctgcaggagggactggtgcacttcacaaaataggtggcatcatgagggaggaaaattatgtggatatattgaagcaacatctcaagacatcagtcaggaagttaaagcttggtcgcaaatgggtcttccaaatggacaatgaccccaagcatacttccaaagttgtgtcaaaatggcttaaagacaacaaagtcaaggtattggagtggccatcacaaagccctgaactcaatcctatagaacatttgtgggcagaactgaaaaagcatgtgcgagcaaggaggcctacaaacctgactcagttacaccagctctgtcaggaggaatgggacaaaattcacccaacttattgtgggaagcttgtggaaggctacccgaaatgtttgacccaagttaaacaatttaaaggcaatgctaccaaatactaattgagtgtatgtaaacttctgagccactaggaatgtgatgaaagaaataaaagatgaaataattctgtctactattattctgacatttcacattcttaaaataaagtggtgatcgtaactgacctaagacaaggaatttttacttggattaaatgtcaggaattgtgaaaaactgagtttaaatgtatttggctaaggtgtgtgtaaacttccgacttcaactgtagctatccAAAATGTTAAAAACAAACGTTCTTATAGGACAAATGTTGAACACGACCGTGGCACCGTGAACTCACTTTCTTATAGACATACTGCAGCATGGGTCTCcccctctgctccctctcctcttcctcctcttcctccccctcctctccctcggGGTGGGTGTGTCTGAAGTAGGTCTGGGCATAGATATAATAGAGTCCTGGGCGAGGTACCACCAGCTCCCCGTCAACCAATCTGACTTCCTGAAGGAATGCCAGCCCTTTATGCCCCTCCCACCACGAGATCTTCTGCCCCTGCACACGCCGCCCCGGAGAACCTGTGGCCAGACACGAAGGAGAAAGGCAATAGTAGGCAAGGTCAAGGGTCAGGAGTTAGACAGAGCTAGGTCTTAAGACAGAATACAATAGAATTGGTTGAGAATAGAACAGTCTACGGACACTGAGTATACGGAACATTAGGAACATCTCCCTAATATTGCGACACAATATTGTGCAacgcccttttgccctcagaacagcctcaattcgtcggggcatggactctacaaggtgtcgaaagcgttctacagggatgctggcccatgttgactccaatgctccaatgtcaagttggctggatgtcctttgggtggtggaccattcttgatacacacgggaaactgttgatggtgaaaaacacagcagcgttgcagttcttgacacattcaaaccggtgcacctggcacctactatcataccctattcaaagacatttaaatcttttgtcttgcccattcaccctctgaatggcccacatgcacaatccatgtctcaattatctcatggcttaaaaatccttctttaacctgtctcctccccttcatctacaccgattgaagtggatttaacaaatgacatcaataagggaccatagctttcacctggattcacctgggcaTGGAAAGAgtagatgttcttaatgttttgtccactaaGTGTAAATGGCCTCAATCCCCTCAATATATATCATTGAAAGTGTGCTGTAAGATGCCATAAATGGCAAAACAATAAAATACTGTATGTCTACAGACTAGGCCTGGGCTATAAATGGAACACTTCACCCCGAGCTGTCAGTCTGTCCCGGGCTGGTGCATTCTACCAGATCTACCACTGGGTTAAAAGCTCACATGGGACACATACTGCTTGCTGTCTGTATTACTAGTTACTGTAGTGATATGTAATCACTTTGaagctctcctctcccctctctatgaagtgtacacacacacacacacacacctgaagaaCACAGCACACACAGGTGTGAGACACATGGCCCCAGAGTCTAACCTGCATTCATCAAACTCTTAACACCAGGCTTCAcagggcgcacacacacacacacacacacactgtctctgttGTAGTTGCAGAGTATGAAGGGTGAAAATTGAAACAggtctcacctcctccctccctctctgctttGGGAGCCAAGCTGCCAGTGACGTGGGCGGCGACTTTGGGGCGAGAAGGAGCCCGGTCCTCCATCACCAGTGAGGGCAACACCCTGGACACctcatctgacagagagagagctagaacaTCAATTAGTTGTCCTAGTCAAACATCAGTCAGTGATAACAACATAGAACTTGTAAAATGGACATTCCCATTAAAGGTTACTTATATGTAGTGGTTTACTAGCGTCCTGTCCATAGCTGGAAATTGTACATCAAGCCTCCTCATGCTACAGAAACTGGGGATAGGCTCCTCACTCCTGCCCTATGAGCCGTTCTGGACAAGGCTTGCTTACTTATTACTATGTTAGCTTTACTAATTCAAATCGCAGTCCgacagggaacagggtgccattttgccCTAGTTCTTTGCCCTAGTTCTATAGGTCAGACAGGTCATTATCTCACCTCTAACTCCTGAGGAGATCTCCCTCTGATATCGCTGAGACaaagactgaagagagagagagacagatagagagagacgggggagagacagacagacagacagacagacagacagacagacagacagacagacagacagacagacagacagacagacagacagacagacagacagacagagaaagaaaatgtatttaacaTATTTCAAATAAAAGCCAAAACCTTCttgaaaaaagtgtgtgtgagtgtatgtgtgtctgcgtgtgtctctgGCCAGGTGAGTACATTCCAGTGCTGATTAAACCACAGTGGATCCAATCCCAGACTGCACTACAAAGACCCCATTGTATGTCTGAAACTCTTCTGAGGCGAGTGAAGTTGCTGATCTTTGGTCAGTTTTGCGTTTCccccctaatggttaaggttaggattaagggTGAGTAATCTTATCCTAGATCTGTGGATAATGGTAAATGATATAGGGAGCCCCTCCGTCCTATCAGAAGACCTGGGACCCCTGCGAGGCGGATATCTACTCTATGAGGGGTGTGTGTTACCTTCTCTATGAGGGTGTGTGTTACCTTCTCTATGAGGGTGTGTGTTACCTTCTCTATGAGGGTGTGTGTTACCTTCTCTATGAGGGTGTGTGTTACCTTCTCTATGAGGGTGTGTGTTACCTTCTCTATGAGGGTGTGTGTTACCTTCTCTATGAGGGTGTGTGTTACCTTCTCTATGAGGGTGTGTGTTACCTTCTCTATGAGGGTGTGTGTTACCTTCTCTATGAGGATGTGTAGTTGCTGTGTGACCTGCCAGCAGGGGTCTCCTCTCCCCTCGGTGGAGGAGCGTATGTATCCCCCTCTGAGGTCGGCCCGTGTCAGACACGACACACTGCTCCTTGCAAACATCTCCTTCATCTGAACAACACACACATTTAAATTAAATACTACACACCTCCTTCATCTGAACAACACACACATTTAAATTAAATACTACACACCTCCTTCATCTGAACAACACACACATTAAATTAAATACTACACACCTCCTTCATCTGAACAACACACACATTAAATTAAATACTACACACCTCCTTCATCTGAACAACACACACATTTAAATTAAATACTACACACCTCCTTCATCTGAACAACAGACAGTGTAGGCTAACGTTGTTAGGGTGTAGGCTAACGTTGTTAGGGTGTAGGCTAACGTTGTTAGGGTGTAGGCTAACGTTGTTAGGGATTCTTGGGGGACCAGAGTTGAGAACACGGCATCATAAACAGTTGTTTACTTCACTTCCTCAAGTTACACTGTAATCAAACTAATACTGCCATGTTCAAATGGAGTGTCTGTCTGAATACGTCTTCAGAACGTTTCTCTGTTGCTGTTTTTTAGGCTTCAGTTTCCTGTTGTATACAGGTTGGTAATGATTAACAGCCATAACCACTGATCGTAATcactgacagacagaccgacagacagagagagagaggaacagacagacagagactagagagatgacagacagacagacagacgagagagcgagagagaaagaggagaatgggagagagggggagtataGGGAAGCCGAGAGGGAGAGTCAGCATTGTTGCTCAATCATTATGGAAAGAATCCAGGTTACACAGCTGCATGAGAGAACACAAAGAGCCTAACAAAAGTCAAACATTTACAATTTCAACACCACTTGGACAATGCACTTAGAATACACTTAATGTTCCCTGCTAAAACAAGGTTAAACAATAAGAAAACAATACAATTGGATAATTGGCATATCAACAAAGTTTTCTTGCAGTCAATCTTTTGCTctccgggatccttgggatgtcctAACTAATGTTACCCCATTGAAGTTTAACTTtaaaatggttagggttagagtaagTTAAGGGGTAatgtaggggttaaggttagggtttaggctagggacatcccaaggattccAGACAACACTAACCTTTGCAGTTCTCTGCACAGAACTTCCTTATTCCCAGGGCACATCACTACAACACAAACACTCCTTATCTTACAGAATGCACTGAGCGTTCTCTGCACACGTAGGCAATGTTTATTACAATCAACAAACAAGTCAGGGAAATCATTTGCAGAGCAACAAGTTTTCAAGCAAAAGCTATATTGGAACATAACTACTTTCCCCGACTGTGTGCGAATTGGCATGCACAGCATAACATCTCATAAACACAAGGTAAACAACACGTATCAAGCCTGGATCAAATAGATTTCAAATACTTTCAACATACATAATTTAGTTTGCCCGAAACAATGGAGCCAATGGAATAGTCACAAAAGTGCAAAATCCAAGCTCCATCAAGCGACCTTATATAGTAAGTGTATTTTTGCCACCCTTATTTTTCACCCGGTTCTTACCGTGTTGAGGACGTTAGTGAAGTATAGCACGGTGACAGTAACGGCCACGGTCTGCACCAGAATCGCAGCGAGCAGCAGAACCCCGAGAAATGAGACGCCGCTTGAGCCTCCCGCCATACCGAACACCGCCTCACGCCCTTCTCTGTTCCGCTCCGGTTCCAGAACAAAAACGGAGCAGAGGGTAGCTaacttctgcccccccccccccctccctccctccagcagagagtgagagagcgagaggcagagggaggagagggaaagtcAGAGTCAGGACAGCAGGCAAAGCCACGGCGAAGAAAAACTTGACGGAGTCTTGGAGGAACTTTCGGTTCTGGCTAAAAATAAACCAAACCTGAAATGCAATTATTATTACGCTAGGAAGTCAGTTTGCTACATAGATATAGACTACATATCTATGTTCGGCCTACCAACATCTGCACTTCTCTCTTTGTAGGCATAGACGTATCACGTGTCAATAAGTTACGTTTTTATTATTCCATTGTTCTATTCTATAAGAGAAACAGGACTTTTCTGTCTGGTTAATAAATGGATCTTGTTTCTCAGTTCTGTATCTTAAACATCTGGCCTCAATATGTGCTCGGGCGTTTTTTTTTTGGTCGGGGCCCCCATTTTTAGGAACTCCGTCGGGGTCTccacttactgttgagagttaaaatagtagaatgcacaatgTGCCATTTCGACATTTGATAGCGCATCAGCactttttctcttgttatgtcagtcactcagTTATCCCATGTCAGATTTCTTCTTTAGATTGCTAGGTAAGCTAGTCTAGCTATAAACCTTGTAGTAGGCCTAGGCCTAATCAGCACCAATTGACCAACCGGGCATGCAGGGAATGTGCCctggggccctgacctccaggggccccATATTGATTtagttagtcactctcactcagatagcatatgaacatggcataagtcatggcaaaatgtgaatagcaggaaattagctttaaaactgctgcAGTTTCTCTCACCCCAAAATGAGTAGGATTGCATGAAATTATTTTAAAAGGTGTGGGgaccaaatctcgcttagggaTCCAAAAAAGCTAGAGgcactggtgtgtgtgtctgggtctgtCTCATCCAGGGGGACTTGGGGAGGTCTGGGTCTCTCATCCAGGGGGACTTGGGGAGGTCTGGGTCTGTCACATCCAAGGGGGCTTGGGGAGGTCTGGGTCTGTCTCATCCAAGGGGGCTTGGGGAGGTCTGAGTCTGTCTCATCCAGGGGGGCTTGGGAAGGTCTGGGTCTGTCTCATCCAGGGGGACTTGGGGAGGTCTGGGTCTGTCTCATCCAGGGGGACTTGGGGAGGTCTGGGTCTGTCTCATCCAGGGGGACTTGGGGAGGTCTGGGTCTGTCTCATCCAGGGGGCTTTGGGGAGGTCTGGGCCTGTCTCATCCAGGGGGGCTTGGGGAGGTCTGAGTCTGTCTCATCTAGGGGGACTTGGGGAGGTCTGGGTCTGTCTCATCCAGGCGGGCTTGAGGAGGTGTGGGTCTGTCTCATCCAGGGGGACTTAGGGAGGTGTGGGTCTGTCTCAACCAGGGGGACTTGGGGAGATCTGGGTCTGTCTCATCCAGGGGGGCTTGGGGAGGTCTGAGTCTGTCTCATCTAGGGGGACTTGGGGAGGTCTGGGTCTGTCTCATCCAGGGGGGCTTGGGGAGGTCTGAGTCTGTCTCATCCAGAGGGACTTGGGGAGGTCTGGGTCTGTCTCATCCAGGGGGGCTTGGGGAGGTCTGGGTCTGTCTCATCTAGGGGGACTTGGGGAGGTCTGGGTCTGTCTCATCCAGAGGGACTTGGGGAGGTCTGGGTCTGTCTCATCTAGGGGGACTTGGGGAGGTAGGGGGACTTGGGGAGGTCTGGGTCTGTCTCATCCAGGGGGACTTGGGGAGGTCTGGGTCTGTCTCATCCAGGGGGCTTTGGGGAGGTCTGGGTCTGTCTCATCCAGGGGGGCTTTGGGAGGTCTGAGTCTGTCTCATCTAGGGGGACTTGGGGAGGTGTGGGTCTGTCTCATCTAGGGGGGCTTGGGGAGGTCTGGGTCTGTCTCATCCAGGGGGGCTTTGGGAGGTCTGAGTCTGTCTCATCTAGGGGGACTTGGGGAGGTCTGGGTCTGTCTCATCCAGGGGGGCTTGAGGAGGTCTGAGTCTGTCTCATCCAGAGGGACTTGGGGAGGTCTGGGTCTGTCTCATCCAGGGGGGCTTGGGGAGGTCTGGGTCTGTCTCATCCAGGGGGACATGGGGAGGTCTGAGTCTGTCTCATCCAGGGGGGCTTGGGGAGGTCTGGGTCTGTCTCATCCAGGGGGGCTTGGGGAGATCTGGGTCTGTCTCATCCAGGGGGGCTTGGGGAGGTCTGGGTCTGTCTCATCCAGGGGGGCTTGGGGAGGTCTGAGTCATAGAGTCATCATCACTATTATATGGGGCCCTCGAGTGGCGCAgtggagtctcatagggcggtgcacaattggcccagcatcgtccgggttagggtttggcccagggtaggccgtcattgtaaataagaatttgttcttaactgacttgcctagttaaataaaaattgtTATCCCTGCTGAGAGTGGCTGGACTCAGTTTATCTATGATGTtacgtacacacacataccacacacaatGTCCACCCCAAAATCACTTTTTTAAAGGAACTTGACTACttgctctcttcccctctctctcttcccctctctccccccctcactcccccctctcttcctctctctctctttcccctcccctctcttcccctctctccctttccctctctcttcccctctctcccccccactcccccctctcttcccctctctctctttcccctcccttctcttcccttcccatctctccccccctctcttcctctgcctctcttcctctgcctctcttcctctgcctctcttcctctgcctctcttcctctgcctctc
The window above is part of the Salvelinus namaycush isolate Seneca chromosome 7, SaNama_1.0, whole genome shotgun sequence genome. Proteins encoded here:
- the LOC120050939 gene encoding tumor necrosis factor ligand superfamily member 10-like isoform X3 — translated: MTHHMTVEDEEMKEMFARSSVSCLTRADLRGGYIRSSTEGRGDPCWQVTQQLHILIEKSLSQRYQREISSGVRALSLSDEVSRVLPSLVMEDRAPSRPKVAAHVTGSLAPKAEREGGGSPGRRVQGQKISWWEGHKGLAFLQEVRLVDGELVVPRPGLYYIYAQTYFRHTHPEGEEGEEEEEEEREQRGRPMLQYVYKKVSSYPVPILLMKTSRTSCWSRDSQFSLHSAHQGGLFPLAAGDHLLVTVSNASAIDMDERSSFFGAFLVS
- the LOC120050939 gene encoding tumor necrosis factor ligand superfamily member 10-like isoform X2, encoding MAGGSSGVSFLGVLLLAAILVQTVAVTVTVLYFTNVLNTMKEMFARSSVSCLTRADLRGGYIRSSTEGRGDPCWQVTQQLHILIEKSLSQRYQREISSGVRDEVSRVLPSLVMEDRAPSRPKVAAHVTGSLAPKAEREGGGSPGRRVQGQKISWWEGHKGLAFLQEVRLVDGELVVPRPGLYYIYAQTYFRHTHPEGEEGEEEEEEEREQRGRPMLQYVYKKVSSYPVPILLMKTSRTSCWSRDSQFSLHSAHQGGLFPLAAGDHLLVTVSNASAIDMDERSSFFGAFLVS
- the LOC120050939 gene encoding tumor necrosis factor ligand superfamily member 10-like isoform X1, whose translation is MAGGSSGVSFLGVLLLAAILVQTVAVTVTVLYFTNVLNTMKEMFARSSVSCLTRADLRGGYIRSSTEGRGDPCWQVTQQLHILIEKSLSQRYQREISSGVRALSLSDEVSRVLPSLVMEDRAPSRPKVAAHVTGSLAPKAEREGGGSPGRRVQGQKISWWEGHKGLAFLQEVRLVDGELVVPRPGLYYIYAQTYFRHTHPEGEEGEEEEEEEREQRGRPMLQYVYKKVSSYPVPILLMKTSRTSCWSRDSQFSLHSAHQGGLFPLAAGDHLLVTVSNASAIDMDERSSFFGAFLVS